A DNA window from Syntrophorhabdales bacterium contains the following coding sequences:
- a CDS encoding (Fe-S)-binding protein, with translation MRDLKELKKVEKFADQCMKCGFCAYFCPVYQEEHVETGLARGKNYLTKLVLKGEQEFTKEMGEIIGKCLLCKRCVVNCPAKSQIDRVVVGARAQMVKDKGLPFIKNFAFRKVMANRKTFGRYVKLASKFQWLFPKGEGNIRHLPDFMKALGQGRHIPAIAKTFLREQVKEVNKPQTGGQPKMRVGYFMGCATDFIYPEIGLKLIDFLTKRGIEVVVPKEQNCCGAAIYFSGDMETGRILAADNIKAFKDLDYVLTACGTCSSTLKDYKVYLPDNEQQQKEYEEFAKKIKDVTEFVVDVLKLGPEDFKLRKEFEGKTATWHDPCHLVRYQNIKDQPRAILKSLKGLKYAEMPNADMCCGMGGSFSVYHYDLTKKIADKKMDGIKATGADIVVTACPGCMINLIDNVARSKMPQRVYHILELVE, from the coding sequence AGAGCTGAAGAAAGTAGAAAAGTTCGCAGACCAGTGCATGAAATGCGGTTTCTGCGCATATTTCTGCCCTGTGTACCAGGAAGAGCACGTGGAAACAGGCCTGGCGCGCGGCAAGAACTACCTCACGAAACTCGTGCTCAAGGGAGAGCAGGAATTCACCAAAGAGATGGGGGAGATCATAGGCAAGTGCCTGCTCTGCAAACGTTGCGTGGTGAACTGCCCGGCCAAGTCGCAGATCGATCGCGTCGTAGTTGGAGCGCGTGCCCAGATGGTGAAGGACAAAGGGCTTCCTTTCATCAAGAATTTCGCGTTCCGCAAAGTGATGGCCAACAGAAAGACATTCGGCCGTTACGTGAAGCTTGCTTCAAAATTCCAGTGGCTTTTCCCCAAAGGGGAGGGCAACATACGCCATCTGCCTGATTTCATGAAGGCACTGGGCCAGGGCAGGCACATACCTGCGATCGCAAAGACCTTTCTCAGGGAGCAGGTCAAGGAGGTAAACAAACCGCAAACAGGGGGGCAGCCCAAGATGAGAGTGGGCTATTTCATGGGCTGCGCCACTGATTTTATCTATCCGGAGATCGGACTGAAACTCATCGACTTCCTGACGAAACGCGGGATCGAAGTGGTAGTGCCTAAAGAGCAGAACTGTTGCGGTGCAGCCATCTATTTCAGCGGTGACATGGAAACAGGACGAATACTCGCCGCAGACAACATCAAGGCCTTTAAGGATCTGGATTATGTCTTGACCGCATGCGGCACATGCAGTTCGACCCTGAAAGATTACAAGGTATATCTGCCTGATAACGAGCAGCAGCAGAAGGAGTACGAAGAGTTCGCGAAGAAGATAAAAGATGTCACCGAGTTCGTGGTGGATGTACTCAAACTGGGACCGGAAGATTTCAAATTAAGAAAGGAGTTCGAAGGGAAGACCGCGACCTGGCATGACCCGTGCCATCTGGTAAGATACCAGAACATAAAGGACCAGCCGAGGGCGATCTTGAAGTCGCTCAAAGGGTTGAAGTACGCGGAGATGCCGAACGCCGACATGTGCTGCGGTATGGGTGGTTCCTTTAGCGTCTATCATTACGATCTTACCAAGAAGATTGCGGATAAAAAGATGGACGGCATCAAGGCAACAGGTGCGGATATCGTGGTGACGGCGTGCCCGGGATGCATGATCAACCTCATCGACAACGTTGCGCGGAGCAAGATGCCGCAGCGCGTGTACCACATCCTGGAGCTTGTTGAGTAG